From a region of the Streptomyces sp. NBC_01454 genome:
- a CDS encoding SchA/CurD-like domain-containing protein, with protein sequence MPFAALTYDIRPGCEDEVAEVFAGFRRVGSPSVPGAGASPAARLLATAVFVRGATLVRVIEYEGDLEAVARHMAGQPGVQEVERRLKPYLNTPRDTDTVEGFVRTFRQSLLRCVSQIGVPRD encoded by the coding sequence GTGCCGTTCGCCGCGCTGACCTACGACATCCGGCCGGGGTGCGAGGACGAAGTGGCCGAGGTCTTCGCCGGCTTCCGCCGGGTCGGCTCCCCGTCGGTGCCCGGCGCCGGGGCCTCCCCGGCCGCCCGCCTCCTGGCCACCGCGGTGTTCGTGCGCGGCGCGACGCTGGTACGCGTCATCGAGTACGAGGGCGACCTCGAGGCCGTCGCCCGCCACATGGCCGGCCAGCCCGGCGTACAGGAGGTCGAACGGCGCCTGAAGCCGTACCTGAACACGCCACGCGACACCGACACCGTCGAGGGTTTCGTCCGCACCTTCCGCCAGAGCCTGCTGCGCTGCGTTTCCCAGATCGGGGTCCCGCGCGACTGA